One segment of Pseudodesulfovibrio sp. 5S69 DNA contains the following:
- a CDS encoding YifB family Mg chelatase-like AAA ATPase, which produces MIATISCAALMGIDAFKVQLEVDFSRSGMPAFTMVGLAEGAVRESKERVFSALKNCGFKVPPARITVNLAPADVRKAGSGYDLPLAIGILTAMGVIDQRAVDGWFLAGELSLSGDLKAVPGVLPLALAAREQGGHGIIVPEANAREGAVAGDLEVIGAADLGQVVRMLLGEDAIDPARVDIDTLWNERTTHLVDFGEVKGQEHAKRAIEIAAAGGHNLLFIGPPGSGKTMLAKRIPTVLPPLSFDEALEVTKIYSVAGLLPVDQALMVTRPFRTPHHTISDVGLVGGGRYPQPGETSLAHRGVLFLDEMPEFKKSVLEVLRQPLEDGEVSISRSLMTLKYPADVMLVAAMNPCPCGYLSDETHPCSCSPLAVQRYRNKISGPLLDRIDLHVDVPAVPYEDLRQTRSEMDSATMRARILNARRIQAERFQARHFSLNAELDGAALEEFCALGEAEHRFLRQAVETLGLSARAYTRILRISRTIADLAEAQTIGPDHLAEAINYRSMDREGAS; this is translated from the coding sequence GTGATCGCCACCATCTCCTGCGCCGCCCTCATGGGCATCGATGCCTTCAAGGTCCAGCTCGAAGTCGACTTCTCGCGCTCCGGCATGCCCGCCTTCACCATGGTCGGCCTGGCCGAGGGCGCGGTGCGCGAGTCCAAGGAGCGCGTCTTCTCCGCACTCAAAAACTGCGGTTTCAAGGTCCCGCCCGCCCGGATCACCGTGAACCTGGCCCCGGCCGACGTGCGCAAGGCGGGCAGCGGCTACGACCTGCCCCTGGCCATCGGCATCCTCACCGCCATGGGCGTCATCGACCAGCGGGCCGTGGACGGCTGGTTCCTGGCCGGGGAGTTGTCCCTGAGCGGCGACCTCAAAGCCGTGCCCGGCGTCCTGCCGCTGGCCCTGGCCGCGCGCGAACAGGGCGGCCACGGCATCATCGTGCCCGAGGCCAACGCCCGCGAAGGCGCGGTGGCCGGAGACCTCGAAGTCATCGGGGCCGCCGACCTCGGCCAAGTGGTGCGCATGCTCCTGGGCGAGGACGCCATCGACCCCGCCCGTGTGGACATCGACACCCTGTGGAACGAACGGACCACCCACCTCGTCGACTTCGGCGAGGTCAAGGGCCAGGAACACGCCAAGCGGGCCATCGAGATCGCCGCGGCCGGCGGCCACAACCTGCTCTTCATCGGCCCCCCCGGCTCGGGCAAGACCATGCTCGCCAAGCGCATCCCCACGGTCCTGCCGCCGCTGTCCTTCGACGAGGCCCTGGAAGTGACCAAGATCTACTCCGTGGCAGGGCTGCTGCCCGTTGACCAGGCCCTCATGGTCACCCGCCCGTTCCGCACCCCGCACCACACCATCTCCGACGTCGGCCTGGTCGGCGGCGGACGCTACCCCCAGCCCGGCGAGACCTCGCTCGCCCATCGCGGCGTGCTCTTCCTCGATGAAATGCCCGAGTTCAAGAAATCCGTGCTCGAAGTCCTGCGCCAGCCGCTCGAAGACGGCGAGGTGTCTATCTCGCGCTCGCTCATGACCCTCAAATACCCGGCCGACGTCATGCTTGTGGCCGCCATGAATCCCTGCCCGTGCGGTTACCTGTCCGACGAGACCCACCCCTGCTCCTGCTCGCCGCTGGCCGTGCAGCGCTACCGCAACAAGATCTCCGGCCCGCTCCTCGACCGCATCGATCTGCACGTGGACGTGCCCGCCGTGCCCTACGAGGACCTGCGTCAGACCCGCTCCGAAATGGACTCCGCCACCATGCGCGCCCGCATCCTCAACGCCCGGCGCATCCAGGCCGAACGCTTCCAAGCCCGCCACTTCTCCCTCAACGCCGAACTCGACGGCGCCGCCCTGGAGGAGTTCTGCGCCCTGGGCGAGGCCGAACACCGCTTCCTGCGACAGGCCGTTGAAACCCTCGGCCTGTCCGCTCGCGCCTACACCCGCATCTTGCGCATCAGCCGGACCATCGCCGACCTCGCTGAGGCCCAAACCATCGGGCCCGACCACCTGGCCGAAGCCATCAACTACCGAAGCATGGACAGGGAAGGCGCGAGCTAG
- a CDS encoding PACE efflux transporter — protein MAMRTHADRLRHTLLYELFGLLLCTPLASWALGRDLLRVGMLSVSMSAAAMVCNYLFNLAFDHLLLRLGRPLNVRPPRLRALHALSFEVSLTLLTVPLIMWWLDLSLWAALLTDLGYTGFFLVYTYLYNWAYDAVFPMPAAPATETAGD, from the coding sequence ATGGCCATGCGCACCCATGCGGACCGGCTCCGCCACACCCTGCTCTACGAGCTCTTCGGGCTCCTCCTGTGCACGCCCCTGGCGTCCTGGGCGCTCGGCCGCGACCTGCTGCGCGTGGGCATGCTGTCCGTGTCCATGTCCGCCGCGGCCATGGTCTGCAACTACCTGTTCAATCTGGCCTTCGACCACCTGCTGCTGCGCCTCGGCCGACCCCTGAACGTGCGACCGCCCCGGCTGCGCGCCCTGCACGCCCTCAGCTTCGAGGTCTCCCTGACCCTGCTGACCGTGCCGTTGATCATGTGGTGGCTCGATCTCTCCCTGTGGGCTGCCCTGCTCACCGACCTCGGCTACACCGGCTTCTTCCTGGTCTATACCTATCTCTACAACTGGGCCTACGACGCGGTCTTCCCCATGCCCGCCGCGCCCGCAACCGAAACGGCGGGAGACTAG
- a CDS encoding GNAT family N-acetyltransferase, which translates to MTVTAEDTNELFLAKLSLPVRKCMANTARECAGNVAGVLSLDAKETYRVKLAVDEAFCNAVEHFAGSADDERIHLEFSVRERGIPFDHAKAERFTPGDPDSADKPGLGSLLMQQAMDSVELFVHGREGKEVRLTRKIGYGALPPELVKTGPALRGKRRITVREPVVRLAREDELAEICRLAWRCYGFTQEDFLYDIDMLSKKVRAGEFKSVVGSDPESGALIGHAGLKYHNPAVKVPELGLAFVDPAYRSPGLAPKMVRLLFDMARSQGDRGIFDCSVTTHIYSQKGLQEEMGCRPCCVMLGIAASGMQAKELATSRQEKGSVVNHYFPFDRSPATVYLPERHRAMAGDIYGWMDLPRTFGEPDEGPLSGESKVSVFPLPDELNVAFIEVGAIGADTVREIADGLRECRNRRMDAVYAFLPAGVAASPQVVEACEGMGFFFAGLMPHIHEGQDRILLQYIDILLDLEAVRVYGDMTRKLFGYIRAEQKRVAAP; encoded by the coding sequence ATGACCGTTACCGCCGAGGACACGAATGAACTCTTCCTGGCCAAGCTTTCGCTGCCGGTGCGCAAGTGCATGGCGAACACGGCCAGGGAGTGCGCCGGGAACGTGGCCGGGGTCCTGTCCCTGGACGCGAAGGAGACCTACCGGGTCAAGCTGGCCGTGGACGAGGCCTTCTGCAACGCGGTGGAGCACTTTGCCGGGTCGGCGGACGACGAGCGCATCCACCTGGAGTTCTCGGTCCGGGAGCGGGGCATACCCTTCGACCACGCCAAGGCCGAGCGGTTCACGCCCGGCGACCCGGACAGCGCGGACAAGCCGGGGCTGGGCTCCCTGCTCATGCAGCAGGCCATGGATTCGGTGGAGCTGTTCGTGCACGGACGCGAAGGCAAGGAGGTCCGGCTGACCCGGAAGATCGGATACGGCGCCCTGCCCCCGGAGCTGGTGAAGACCGGTCCCGCCTTGCGCGGCAAGAGGCGGATCACGGTCCGGGAGCCGGTGGTCCGGCTGGCCCGCGAGGACGAGCTGGCCGAAATCTGCCGTCTGGCCTGGCGCTGCTACGGCTTCACTCAGGAAGATTTCCTCTATGATATCGACATGTTGTCTAAAAAAGTGCGAGCCGGGGAGTTCAAGTCTGTGGTCGGATCGGACCCTGAGAGCGGAGCCCTTATCGGCCACGCCGGGCTCAAGTACCACAATCCGGCGGTCAAGGTGCCGGAGCTGGGCCTGGCCTTCGTGGACCCGGCCTATCGCTCGCCCGGCCTGGCCCCGAAGATGGTCAGGCTGCTCTTCGACATGGCCCGGTCCCAGGGCGACCGGGGCATCTTCGACTGCTCGGTGACCACACACATCTATTCGCAGAAGGGACTGCAGGAGGAGATGGGCTGCCGCCCGTGCTGCGTGATGTTGGGCATCGCCGCCTCGGGCATGCAGGCCAAGGAGCTGGCTACCTCCCGGCAGGAGAAGGGCTCGGTGGTCAACCACTACTTCCCCTTTGACCGCAGCCCCGCCACCGTGTACCTGCCCGAACGCCACCGGGCCATGGCCGGAGACATCTACGGCTGGATGGACCTGCCCCGCACGTTCGGCGAGCCGGACGAGGGGCCGCTGTCGGGCGAATCCAAAGTGAGCGTCTTCCCCCTGCCCGACGAGCTCAACGTGGCCTTCATCGAAGTCGGAGCCATCGGTGCGGACACGGTCCGCGAGATCGCTGACGGGCTGCGCGAATGCCGCAACCGGCGCATGGACGCGGTTTACGCCTTCCTGCCCGCAGGGGTTGCGGCCTCGCCGCAGGTGGTCGAGGCATGCGAAGGCATGGGCTTCTTCTTTGCCGGGCTCATGCCCCACATCCACGAAGGCCAGGACCGCATCCTCCTGCAATACATCGATATCCTCCTCGATCTGGAAGCCGTACGGGTGTACGGAGACATGACCCGGAAGCTGTTCGGCTACATCCGGGCCGAACAGAAGCGGGTCGCCGCTCCGTAG
- a CDS encoding DUF134 domain-containing protein, which yields MGRRKIRRTVQREPGATYYKPQGIPMLELQNATLTLEELEALRLADAQGLTQEEGAQAMGVSRATFGRVLGAARHIVATALAEGQAIRIEGGHYTFAEDAWECPKMSPDAMSETIGDDSMPGMDGTGPRGAGGGGRCMGGRGRGMGRGRGVGGQGQGMGQGRGMQGQNMGQGRGAAQGSGTQQQIKDTAMSRIAVTTEGPTLDDRVDPRFGRAAGFAIVDPETMTVVQYVDNGGSQAMAQGAGIQAAENVANAGASVLLTGYVGPKAFAALEAAGIAIGQDVDNLTVREAVEKYVAGQVNMADTANAPSGGNK from the coding sequence ATGGGAAGGCGGAAGATCAGGCGGACCGTGCAGCGGGAACCCGGCGCGACATACTACAAGCCGCAGGGGATCCCGATGCTCGAACTGCAAAACGCGACCCTGACCCTGGAGGAGCTCGAGGCGCTTCGGCTTGCCGACGCGCAGGGGCTGACCCAGGAGGAGGGCGCGCAGGCCATGGGTGTTTCCCGGGCCACATTCGGCAGGGTGCTCGGAGCGGCGCGGCACATCGTGGCCACGGCGCTGGCCGAGGGACAGGCCATCCGCATTGAGGGCGGCCATTACACCTTTGCCGAGGACGCCTGGGAGTGCCCCAAGATGTCACCGGACGCGATGTCCGAAACCATTGGAGATGACAGTATGCCCGGAATGGACGGAACCGGACCGCGCGGCGCAGGCGGCGGCGGACGGTGCATGGGCGGACGCGGCCGCGGAATGGGCCGTGGACGAGGCGTGGGTGGACAGGGACAAGGCATGGGCCAGGGCCGCGGAATGCAAGGCCAGAACATGGGCCAGGGCCGGGGAGCCGCACAGGGCTCCGGAACACAACAGCAAATCAAGGATACAGCCATGAGCAGGATAGCAGTGACCACCGAGGGACCGACCCTGGACGACCGCGTCGACCCCCGTTTCGGGCGGGCGGCCGGTTTCGCCATCGTGGACCCGGAGACCATGACCGTGGTCCAGTACGTGGACAACGGCGGGTCCCAGGCCATGGCCCAGGGTGCGGGCATCCAGGCCGCAGAGAACGTGGCCAACGCGGGCGCCTCCGTCCTGTTGACCGGCTACGTCGGGCCCAAGGCCTTCGCCGCGCTCGAGGCCGCCGGCATCGCCATCGGTCAGGACGTGGACAATCTGACCGTGCGCGAGGCGGTCGAGAAGTACGTGGCGGGGCAGGTCAACATGGCCGACACCGCCAACGCCCCGTCCGGAGGCAACAAGTGA
- a CDS encoding LysE family translocator → MFGVHDFALFVLSGLLLNITPGQDVFYIVSRGASHGWKIGSVAALGVGTGCFVHVFAAALGLSAILATSAMAFTMVKFVGAAYLIWVGLTMWRKNGNGHDTDNDEFFRVNVRKIYSQGFWTNALNPKVALFFMAFLPQFVAADAPNKPLAFLFLGVVFTLNGTLVNLAYAWSAARVSARLGKGGNFGTWAKRAAGTLFIGLGIRLAMSDPVG, encoded by the coding sequence ATGTTCGGCGTCCACGACTTCGCCCTCTTCGTCCTGTCCGGCCTGCTCCTGAACATCACCCCGGGCCAGGACGTCTTCTATATCGTCAGCCGGGGCGCCTCCCACGGCTGGAAAATCGGCTCCGTGGCCGCGCTCGGCGTGGGCACCGGCTGCTTCGTCCACGTCTTCGCCGCCGCGCTCGGCCTGTCCGCCATCCTGGCCACCTCGGCCATGGCCTTCACCATGGTCAAATTCGTGGGCGCCGCCTACCTCATCTGGGTCGGCCTGACCATGTGGCGCAAGAACGGCAACGGACACGATACCGACAACGACGAGTTCTTCCGGGTCAACGTGCGCAAAATCTACTCCCAAGGGTTCTGGACCAACGCCCTCAACCCCAAGGTCGCCCTCTTCTTCATGGCCTTCCTGCCCCAGTTCGTGGCCGCCGACGCGCCCAACAAACCGCTCGCCTTCCTCTTCCTCGGCGTGGTCTTCACCCTCAACGGCACCCTGGTCAACCTCGCCTACGCCTGGTCCGCCGCCCGCGTGTCCGCCCGCCTCGGCAAAGGCGGCAACTTCGGCACCTGGGCCAAACGCGCCGCCGGCACCCTGTTCATCGGCCTCGGCATCCGCCTGGCCATGTCCGACCCCGTCGGGTAG
- a CDS encoding substrate-binding periplasmic protein, translating into MRIRTLVIAALLVVLFPVSARCMEPADRVTVVISAGPSWETFTNRDGTGLYHEVLDAVFALYGITVRHEYVPSDRADELVRLGWADMMLCDDRADPPLRLARYPLYVNDYHVFFNKDRIGPWKGTESLRGKEVVAQKGFYHDWDFPVPVRIREMASGVKCLEMVLLGRSDFYVDDMAFIRDSTRQSPRFDTSAYDIRKAGRRSYHPMFNTTPRSDRVVKMYDDGMRTLHRQGKLRPIYAKWGHVYPDFDSY; encoded by the coding sequence GTGAGAATCAGAACGCTCGTCATCGCGGCGCTCCTGGTGGTGCTGTTCCCGGTTTCCGCCCGTTGCATGGAGCCCGCCGACAGGGTCACGGTGGTCATATCCGCCGGTCCGTCCTGGGAAACTTTCACCAACCGGGACGGCACCGGGCTGTACCACGAGGTCCTGGACGCGGTCTTCGCCCTGTACGGAATCACGGTACGGCACGAGTACGTGCCCTCGGACCGGGCCGACGAGCTGGTCCGCCTGGGCTGGGCCGACATGATGCTCTGCGACGACCGGGCCGACCCGCCCCTGCGCCTGGCCCGCTACCCCCTGTACGTCAACGATTACCACGTCTTCTTCAACAAGGACCGGATCGGCCCGTGGAAGGGGACCGAGTCCCTGCGCGGCAAGGAGGTGGTCGCCCAGAAGGGATTCTACCACGACTGGGATTTCCCGGTGCCCGTGCGCATCCGCGAGATGGCCTCCGGGGTCAAGTGCCTGGAAATGGTCCTGCTCGGGCGCTCGGACTTCTACGTCGACGACATGGCCTTCATCCGGGACTCCACCCGCCAGAGCCCCCGGTTCGACACTTCCGCATACGACATCCGCAAGGCGGGCCGCCGCTCCTACCACCCCATGTTCAACACCACCCCGCGCAGCGACAGGGTCGTCAAGATGTACGACGACGGCATGCGCACCCTGCACCGGCAGGGCAAACTCCGGCCCATCTACGCGAAATGGGGCCACGTCTACCCCGATTTCGACAGCTACTGA
- a CDS encoding caspase family protein: MLFAVIAILILSCCGGCSARGSYSAKQKVTDLTEEYNKKVAQRFATQSPQAAPSHAETTAVTQPAPVQTPQREVVTVAVKRRPNAIGVIIGNKDYARYNNGIPDVSYAQRDAQAVRDMFIYRLGIDKDNIIYVEDATQAALFAIFGTKKNYKGKLYNWVKPHQSEVFVYYSGHGAPSISGKNAYLVPVDSSTSYLAETGYPLDTLYANIAKLPSVDNVVIIDSCFSGDSPSGMLFKNVSPALLKEASHVERIQRSCVISSTSVGELSNWYPAKEHSLFTYYLLEAMSGKADTNNDHKITVAEIKKYVDGEVPYKARRLSGREQHPVFVVDNDNRVLVAPAK; this comes from the coding sequence ATGCTTTTTGCCGTGATCGCCATTTTGATTCTTTCCTGCTGTGGAGGTTGTTCCGCCCGTGGCTCTTACTCTGCAAAGCAAAAGGTCACGGATTTGACAGAGGAGTATAACAAGAAAGTCGCTCAGAGATTTGCCACGCAAAGCCCGCAAGCCGCGCCGAGCCACGCCGAAACAACGGCTGTGACACAGCCCGCCCCCGTGCAAACGCCGCAACGGGAAGTTGTGACGGTTGCCGTAAAAAGACGCCCCAATGCCATCGGTGTGATCATTGGGAATAAAGATTACGCCCGCTACAACAACGGTATCCCGGATGTTTCCTATGCCCAAAGGGACGCTCAAGCCGTGAGGGATATGTTCATATACCGGCTGGGCATCGACAAAGACAATATCATCTACGTGGAAGACGCCACCCAAGCAGCACTTTTTGCAATTTTCGGGACAAAGAAAAATTACAAGGGCAAACTCTACAACTGGGTCAAACCGCACCAGTCAGAGGTCTTTGTCTACTACTCCGGGCATGGTGCCCCCAGCATCAGCGGGAAAAACGCGTATCTGGTCCCTGTGGACTCCTCGACCAGCTACCTTGCGGAAACGGGGTACCCGCTCGATACGCTTTACGCCAACATCGCAAAACTCCCGTCCGTGGATAATGTCGTCATCATCGACTCTTGTTTCAGCGGCGACTCGCCCAGCGGGATGCTCTTCAAAAACGTCTCTCCTGCGCTTCTCAAGGAGGCATCGCACGTGGAGCGAATCCAGCGCTCATGCGTCATCAGCAGCACTTCCGTGGGCGAACTGAGTAACTGGTACCCGGCGAAAGAGCACAGTCTGTTTACCTACTATTTGCTGGAGGCCATGAGCGGAAAGGCCGATACCAATAATGATCACAAAATCACCGTTGCCGAGATCAAGAAATATGTTGATGGCGAAGTCCCTTACAAGGCCAGACGGTTAAGCGGACGAGAGCAGCATCCCGTCTTCGTCGTTGACAATGACAACAGGGTTTTGGTCGCTCCGGCTAAGTAG
- a CDS encoding MerR family transcriptional regulator yields MADTYTHKDLAGLCGVSETTIKSYRRKFPGFIPVLTRGKPIRFRSEAGEVCLKIRDCFAKGLSVNETHKVLKEHFKEEPSARQRRAPAAAPADAPAQSAAPAGVSAEYLEKFFTTAGQMMQGMAGLATAQAKAEQRLRKVESALEKLLEIEAENKALFARLLDRPAGGAAASPVEPAPAPEPAAEPEPEPRPEPRMRARRIVNVRGPEGDVASYALERDAPPAGERPSDDFLNTPIVIHNDQGEFLGVPGRLPLAGFVSILLNEADEIAARWIRQGEAWVFSMAAPGGETHALHFVSTTTPRGNLVVLLKQLDINGAPTSPQFLQEFFRQVKDKA; encoded by the coding sequence ATGGCAGATACCTATACACATAAGGATTTGGCCGGTCTCTGCGGCGTCTCCGAAACCACCATCAAGAGCTACCGCCGCAAGTTCCCCGGCTTCATCCCGGTACTCACCCGGGGCAAGCCCATCCGCTTCAGGTCCGAGGCGGGCGAGGTCTGCCTCAAGATCCGCGACTGCTTCGCCAAAGGGCTGTCCGTGAACGAGACCCACAAGGTCTTAAAGGAACACTTCAAGGAAGAGCCGTCCGCCCGGCAGCGCCGCGCGCCCGCGGCAGCGCCCGCCGACGCTCCGGCCCAGTCCGCCGCACCGGCCGGGGTCTCCGCGGAGTATCTCGAAAAATTCTTCACCACCGCCGGGCAGATGATGCAGGGCATGGCCGGGCTGGCCACGGCCCAGGCCAAGGCCGAGCAGCGACTGCGCAAGGTCGAATCCGCCCTGGAAAAGCTGCTTGAGATCGAGGCCGAGAACAAGGCCCTGTTCGCGCGGCTCCTGGACCGCCCGGCCGGTGGCGCGGCCGCCTCGCCGGTCGAGCCCGCCCCCGCACCCGAGCCCGCCGCAGAGCCCGAACCCGAACCCAGGCCCGAGCCGCGCATGCGGGCGCGCCGGATCGTCAACGTGCGCGGCCCCGAGGGCGACGTGGCCTCCTACGCCCTGGAGCGGGACGCGCCTCCGGCCGGAGAGCGCCCCTCGGACGACTTCCTGAACACGCCCATCGTCATCCACAACGACCAGGGCGAGTTCCTCGGCGTGCCCGGCAGGCTGCCCCTGGCCGGGTTCGTCTCCATCCTGCTCAACGAGGCCGACGAGATCGCCGCCCGGTGGATCCGCCAGGGCGAGGCCTGGGTCTTCAGCATGGCCGCGCCCGGCGGCGAAACCCACGCCCTGCACTTCGTCTCCACCACCACCCCGCGCGGCAACCTCGTGGTCCTGCTCAAACAGCTCGACATCAACGGCGCACCCACCTCGCCCCAGTTCCTCCAGGAGTTCTTCCGCCAGGTGAAGGACAAGGCGTAG
- a CDS encoding methyl-accepting chemotaxis protein: MGIRSKLFLPLLGMALVMLVGGYLTLKSQFTDLEDSFVSLIMRGKIEDVQQSITQISESALQQAALFSRMPAVVEAYAKANQGDINNEADPVLQTAREQLRTSLAPVLKGYKENVGKDFQLHFHLPTARSLLRTWRKKQAKKNGQWVDISDDLSGFRNTVIDVNRTHKPVLGIEPGRGGFTIRGLAPVTAPDGAHLGSVEVLLGFDNILKTMEASGTIKALLYMDAKLLPVTTRLQDPAKNPVKDDRFVLIYGQKNAAARELASSTLLDRGMKSSLVEVSGHDGVAAFPVKDYRGEPIGAIVLSMDISGQQAMMSAVAWMIGIGLLIVVVVPIVIIFWVVEYSVKRPIQQCAELASDIAQGNLESRTCKMRSDEMGIILEGMCDMNAHLADTISHIRDISGEVAEGCSELSMASDNLSQGANRQAAGIEEIAASLEEMSGSIRQTADIAAKTETTATKASRDAETGGQAVARTVEAMKKIADEIGIIEEIARQTNLLALNAAIEAARAGEAGKGFAVVAAEVRKLAERSGTAAAGISELSSSSVAVAEEAGELLKRMVPDIKNTAELIQEISAAASEQSQGIEQVSKGIQDSESVVQQNASTAEEVAATAASLSDSSKSLHEAIGHFKLGDKDDGLERY, translated from the coding sequence ATGGGTATCCGTTCGAAACTATTTCTGCCCCTGCTGGGTATGGCCTTGGTCATGCTCGTCGGCGGGTATCTCACGCTGAAATCCCAGTTCACCGACCTGGAGGACTCCTTCGTCTCCCTGATCATGCGGGGCAAGATCGAGGACGTGCAGCAGTCCATCACCCAGATTTCGGAGAGCGCCCTGCAGCAGGCCGCCCTGTTCAGCCGCATGCCCGCTGTGGTCGAGGCGTACGCCAAGGCCAACCAGGGCGACATAAACAACGAGGCCGACCCCGTGCTGCAGACCGCCAGGGAGCAACTGCGCACCTCGCTCGCGCCCGTTCTCAAGGGCTACAAGGAGAACGTGGGCAAGGATTTCCAGCTCCATTTCCACCTGCCCACGGCCCGCAGCCTGCTGCGCACCTGGCGCAAGAAGCAGGCCAAAAAGAACGGCCAGTGGGTGGACATCTCGGACGACCTGTCCGGGTTCCGCAATACGGTCATCGACGTGAACCGGACCCACAAGCCGGTCCTGGGCATCGAACCGGGCCGGGGCGGGTTCACCATCCGGGGGCTGGCCCCGGTGACCGCGCCCGACGGCGCGCACCTCGGGTCCGTGGAGGTGCTTCTCGGCTTCGACAACATCCTCAAGACCATGGAGGCGTCGGGCACGATCAAGGCCCTGCTGTACATGGACGCCAAGCTGCTGCCCGTGACCACCCGGTTGCAGGACCCGGCCAAGAACCCGGTCAAGGACGACAGGTTCGTGCTCATCTACGGCCAGAAGAACGCCGCGGCCAGGGAGCTGGCCTCGTCCACCCTGCTGGACCGGGGCATGAAGTCCTCCCTGGTGGAAGTCAGCGGCCATGACGGCGTGGCCGCCTTCCCGGTCAAGGATTACCGGGGCGAGCCCATCGGGGCCATCGTCCTGTCCATGGACATCTCCGGCCAGCAGGCCATGATGTCCGCCGTGGCCTGGATGATCGGCATCGGGCTGCTCATCGTCGTGGTCGTGCCCATCGTGATCATCTTCTGGGTGGTGGAATACTCGGTGAAGCGGCCCATCCAGCAGTGCGCCGAGCTGGCCTCGGACATCGCCCAGGGCAACCTGGAGAGCCGGACCTGCAAGATGCGTTCGGACGAGATGGGCATCATCCTGGAGGGCATGTGCGACATGAACGCCCACCTGGCCGACACCATCAGCCATATCCGGGACATCTCCGGCGAGGTGGCCGAGGGGTGCAGCGAGCTCTCCATGGCCAGCGACAACCTGTCCCAGGGGGCCAATCGGCAGGCCGCCGGGATCGAGGAGATCGCCGCCAGCCTGGAAGAGATGTCCGGCTCCATCCGGCAGACCGCGGACATCGCGGCCAAGACCGAGACCACCGCGACCAAGGCTTCGCGCGACGCCGAGACCGGCGGCCAGGCCGTGGCCCGCACCGTGGAGGCCATGAAGAAGATCGCGGACGAGATCGGGATCATCGAGGAGATCGCCCGCCAGACCAACCTCCTGGCCCTGAACGCGGCCATCGAGGCGGCCCGCGCGGGCGAGGCGGGCAAGGGGTTCGCCGTGGTCGCGGCCGAGGTGCGCAAGCTGGCCGAGCGCAGCGGCACGGCGGCGGCGGGCATCAGCGAACTATCGTCAAGCAGCGTGGCCGTGGCCGAGGAAGCCGGGGAACTGCTCAAGCGCATGGTCCCGGATATCAAGAACACGGCCGAACTGATCCAGGAGATATCCGCCGCCGCCAGCGAGCAGAGCCAGGGCATCGAACAGGTCTCCAAGGGCATTCAGGATTCCGAATCCGTGGTTCAGCAGAACGCCTCCACGGCCGAGGAGGTGGCGGCCACCGCTGCCAGCCTGTCCGACAGTTCCAAGAGCCTCCACGAGGCCATCGGCCACTTCAAGCTGGGCGACAAGGACGACGGCCTGGAACGGTACTAG
- a CDS encoding ATP-binding protein, with protein MIYAVASGKGGTGKTTVSSSLAALWDGPATLVDLDVEEPNLHLFLKPELTDVRKAWIEVPEADESKCTRCRACADICQFKAITVMADTLLVFAEMCHGCGGCLAVCPEGALSPGRRELGEICRGTAGRHDFVMGRLRVGEAMSPPLMRQVRRLFPELSEKGDILIDAPPGVSCPAIAAVTDADCIVLVTEPTPFGFHDFKLAWEAFTPLGKPMGAVINRSDLGDTAVRDFCRENGIPVWAEIPYSREVAEAYSRGEVVADALKELEGTFIGLRQHMRAAAAGGDPCAR; from the coding sequence GTGATCTACGCCGTTGCCAGCGGCAAGGGCGGCACGGGCAAGACCACGGTGTCTTCGTCCCTGGCCGCCCTTTGGGACGGACCGGCCACTTTGGTGGACCTCGATGTCGAGGAGCCGAACCTGCACCTCTTCCTCAAGCCCGAGCTGACCGACGTGCGCAAGGCCTGGATAGAGGTCCCCGAGGCGGACGAGTCCAAATGCACCCGCTGCCGCGCCTGTGCGGACATCTGCCAGTTCAAGGCGATCACTGTCATGGCCGACACCCTGCTCGTCTTCGCGGAGATGTGCCACGGCTGCGGCGGCTGCCTGGCGGTCTGCCCGGAGGGCGCGCTCTCCCCGGGCCGCCGCGAGCTGGGGGAGATCTGCCGGGGCACGGCCGGGCGGCACGACTTCGTCATGGGCCGGCTGCGTGTGGGCGAGGCCATGAGCCCGCCGCTCATGCGCCAGGTCCGCCGCCTCTTTCCGGAGCTGTCCGAAAAGGGCGACATCCTCATCGACGCCCCTCCGGGCGTGAGTTGCCCGGCCATCGCGGCCGTGACCGACGCGGACTGCATCGTCCTGGTCACCGAGCCTACGCCCTTCGGGTTCCACGACTTCAAGCTCGCCTGGGAGGCCTTCACCCCGCTGGGCAAGCCCATGGGCGCGGTCATCAACCGGTCCGACCTGGGCGACACCGCCGTGCGCGACTTCTGCCGCGAGAACGGCATCCCGGTCTGGGCCGAGATTCCCTACTCCAGGGAGGTGGCCGAGGCCTACTCGCGCGGCGAGGTGGTGGCCGACGCCCTCAAGGAGCTGGAAGGAACTTTTATCGGCTTGCGCCAACACATGCGCGCCGCGGCCGCAGGAGGTGACCCATGCGCGAGATAG